DNA from Leptospira yasudae:
CGTAAACTGGTTTTTAAACACGGCGGCGATCTCGGAATCCGTGGAAGCGAAGATCGTCCTCGTTCAGAATATCTGGGAAGAATTGGGAGAAGGGAAGGCGGAAGATTCCCATGTTCGTATCCTGAAAAAATTTCTTTCCGATATGGGAGAGGCGGTGGAAGACCGGCACAGACTTCCCGAAACGAAAGCGTATTTGGATTTGATGCAGAAGATCACGACTTCCGACTTCTATTCCGCACTCGGGGCGCTCGGACCCGCGAACGAATACTTGCTGAAATTGGAATATTCAAGAATGTTTGAGTCGTATCGGGATCTGAAATCCAGAATGTCCTTGCCCGAGGGAAAATTCTTTCAGGTGAACCTGGATGCGGACGAATCCCACGCGGAAAAACTCTTTCGTTTGATCGAAGACGTCGCCGACACCGAGGAAAAACGGAACCGCGTGCTGGAAGGAAACAGACTTGCGCTCGACGCAAGGCTCGTGTTTTACGAAGGATTAACGGCTTTTCAGGGACTTTAATAGATTCATACCGATCATTCCGAAAATCGGAATCAACGGAAGATACAAAAGCGGTGCGATCCACCGATATCCTTTGAGGGAATGGC
Protein-coding regions in this window:
- a CDS encoding iron-containing redox enzyme family protein translates to MQTASLKQTTISFRSALEDSVRNHPVLTSNRWLEQKERRMEKEDLLLWLRQEYFVSVDFVNWFLNTAAISESVEAKIVLVQNIWEELGEGKAEDSHVRILKKFLSDMGEAVEDRHRLPETKAYLDLMQKITTSDFYSALGALGPANEYLLKLEYSRMFESYRDLKSRMSLPEGKFFQVNLDADESHAEKLFRLIEDVADTEEKRNRVLEGNRLALDARLVFYEGLTAFQGL